A portion of the Pseudomonadota bacterium genome contains these proteins:
- a CDS encoding VOC family protein yields MTPKNALDHVVVGVPDLASARLRLEALGFQVQPDAHHPFGTGNCNVFFANDTYFEPLAVTDRDAELAALKEPNVFISRYDAFRFRHGYGPVMAAFTTHSAREMQERFEADGISAGDILSFTRKQAMPEGGETTIGVHLAVSSWDRAPDITLFACEHLTREILWRPERTEHPNGAIGIGRLIAVEPNPSDFQYMFQRATGDRDLRTTSVGIEMDLPNAYVSVLSPDAYEAMTDQAVAPWGRGPRIMACEIVVEDLGAMQTILEGNSVSYAERDGSLIIPPQDPFGCTLIVMEADA; encoded by the coding sequence ATGACCCCAAAAAATGCACTCGACCACGTCGTTGTCGGCGTGCCTGATCTGGCGTCGGCGCGCTTGCGGCTCGAAGCGCTGGGATTTCAGGTTCAGCCTGATGCGCATCACCCGTTCGGCACCGGCAATTGCAACGTTTTTTTTGCCAACGATACCTATTTCGAACCGCTCGCCGTGACGGATCGGGATGCCGAGTTGGCTGCGCTCAAAGAGCCCAACGTCTTCATCAGTCGGTATGACGCGTTCCGGTTCCGCCATGGATACGGTCCCGTCATGGCGGCGTTTACGACGCATAGTGCCCGCGAGATGCAGGAGCGGTTCGAGGCGGATGGCATAAGCGCTGGAGACATCCTGTCCTTCACACGCAAACAAGCGATGCCCGAAGGTGGCGAGACGACCATTGGCGTTCATCTGGCGGTTTCGAGCTGGGATCGTGCGCCGGACATCACCTTGTTCGCCTGCGAGCACCTGACGCGCGAGATACTCTGGCGGCCAGAACGCACCGAACATCCCAACGGTGCCATCGGCATTGGCAGGCTTATCGCGGTCGAACCCAACCCCAGCGATTTCCAGTACATGTTTCAACGAGCAACCGGGGACCGCGATCTGCGCACAACGTCCGTTGGCATCGAGATGGACCTGCCGAACGCCTATGTTTCCGTGCTGTCACCAGACGCGTATGAGGCCATGACCGATCAGGCTGTTGCGCCCTGGGGCCGCGGGCCGCGCATCATGGCCTGTGAAATTGTGGTGGAAGATCTTGGGGCGATGCAGACCATTCTCGAAGGCAATTCGGTTAGCTACGCCGAGCGTGACGGATCGCTTATCATTCCGCCGCAAGACCCTTTCGGCTGTACGCTGATCGTCATGGAGGCGGACGCGTGA
- the kdsA gene encoding 3-deoxy-8-phosphooctulonate synthase, translating into MTPNPQVAARDVVFDNAAPFALIAGPCQMESRQHAFDMAGALVEICSDLGIGLVYKTSFDKANRTSLSGKRGVGLDKALGVFADLRGELGVPLLTDVHLPEQCKPVSDVVDILQIPAFLCRQTDLLIAAAETGAVINVKKGQFLAPWDMKNVLDKLTGSGNANVLLTERGASFGYNALVVDMRSLPTMAAMGAPVIFDATHSVQQPGGRGGSTGGQREFVEPLARAALATGIAGLFIETHQYPENAPSDGPNMIPLSDMRALLARLKMIDAAAKAL; encoded by the coding sequence GTGACGCCAAACCCGCAAGTTGCCGCACGTGATGTGGTTTTTGATAACGCCGCGCCATTCGCCCTGATTGCCGGGCCTTGCCAGATGGAAAGTCGCCAGCATGCCTTCGATATGGCCGGTGCGCTGGTGGAGATATGCTCCGATCTCGGCATCGGCCTCGTTTACAAGACCAGTTTCGACAAGGCCAACCGCACGAGCCTTTCCGGCAAACGGGGCGTCGGCCTCGACAAGGCGCTGGGCGTCTTTGCGGATTTGCGCGGTGAACTCGGTGTTCCGCTTCTGACCGACGTTCATCTGCCTGAGCAGTGCAAGCCCGTTTCAGACGTGGTCGATATCTTGCAGATACCGGCATTCCTGTGCCGCCAGACAGACTTGCTTATTGCGGCTGCGGAAACCGGTGCCGTGATCAACGTAAAGAAGGGACAGTTCCTCGCGCCTTGGGACATGAAGAATGTTCTCGACAAGCTCACGGGGTCAGGCAACGCAAATGTCCTGCTTACCGAGCGAGGCGCGTCGTTTGGCTACAACGCGCTGGTGGTCGACATGCGCTCACTACCGACCATGGCGGCGATGGGCGCGCCGGTGATCTTCGATGCGACACACTCGGTTCAGCAGCCGGGCGGGCGGGGCGGCTCGACCGGCGGCCAGCGGGAGTTCGTGGAGCCCTTGGCGCGGGCGGCGCTCGCGACCGGTATTGCCGGGCTGTTCATCGAAACACACCAGTACCCTGAGAACGCTCCGTCCGATGGGCCCAACATGATTCCACTTTCTGATATGAGGGCGCTGTTGGCGCGGCTCAAGATGATCGACGCGGCAGCAAAAGCGCTGTGA
- the eno gene encoding phosphopyruvate hydratase, producing the protein MTAIVDVHARQIFDSRGNPTVEVDVELQDGTLGRAAVPSGASTGAHEAVELRDGGDAYKGKGVMGAVDNVNVELCEALLGFDAEDQIDIDNTMIALDGTDNKGRLGANAILGVSLANAKAAATACNLPLYRYLGGPSARVLPVPMMNIINGGEHADNPIDFQEFMIMPVGAETLAHAVRMGTEIFHTLKKALSDAGQNTNVGDEGGFAPDLDTAGALDFVMKAVEAAGYRPGDDVMLALDVASTEFYADGTYTMKGEGKTLSSSDMVDFLAELVGKYPIVSIEDGMAEDDWDGWAALTAKIGDKVQLVGDDLFVTNPKRLKTGIDQKSANSILVKVNQIGTLTETLTAVDMAHRASFTAVMSHRSGETEDATIADLSVATNCGQIKTGSLARSDRLAKYNQLIRIEEELGDAAVYHGRNVLKQ; encoded by the coding sequence ATGACAGCCATTGTCGACGTCCACGCGCGCCAAATCTTTGATAGCCGGGGCAATCCAACGGTCGAAGTCGATGTCGAACTTCAAGACGGTACCCTCGGCCGGGCTGCGGTCCCATCTGGTGCGTCAACGGGTGCGCATGAAGCGGTCGAACTGCGCGATGGCGGCGACGCCTACAAAGGCAAGGGCGTTATGGGAGCGGTCGACAACGTCAACGTCGAACTGTGTGAGGCGCTTCTGGGCTTTGATGCCGAAGACCAGATCGACATCGACAATACGATGATCGCGCTTGACGGGACGGACAACAAAGGACGCTTGGGGGCCAATGCTATCCTTGGGGTGTCACTCGCCAACGCAAAAGCGGCAGCAACAGCCTGCAATCTGCCGCTCTACCGCTATCTGGGCGGGCCTTCGGCGCGGGTGCTGCCTGTACCAATGATGAACATCATCAATGGCGGCGAGCACGCCGACAACCCGATCGACTTTCAAGAATTCATGATCATGCCGGTGGGGGCGGAGACCCTTGCCCATGCTGTGCGAATGGGCACGGAGATCTTCCATACCCTCAAAAAAGCGCTGTCAGACGCGGGTCAGAACACGAATGTTGGAGACGAGGGTGGCTTCGCGCCTGACCTCGACACAGCCGGGGCCTTGGATTTCGTGATGAAGGCGGTCGAGGCTGCCGGCTACCGTCCCGGCGACGACGTCATGCTGGCGCTTGATGTCGCGTCGACGGAATTCTACGCCGATGGGACCTACACGATGAAAGGTGAGGGCAAAACGCTGTCGTCCTCTGATATGGTCGACTTTCTCGCTGAGCTTGTTGGCAAATATCCAATTGTTTCAATTGAAGATGGAATGGCCGAAGACGATTGGGATGGCTGGGCGGCTTTGACCGCCAAAATCGGCGACAAGGTCCAGCTTGTGGGCGATGATTTGTTCGTCACCAACCCCAAGCGGCTCAAGACAGGCATTGACCAGAAATCAGCGAACTCAATCCTTGTGAAGGTTAACCAGATCGGTACGCTGACAGAAACGTTGACCGCCGTTGATATGGCCCACCGGGCATCCTTCACGGCGGTCATGAGCCACCGCTCTGGCGAAACCGAAGACGCGACGATCGCAGACCTTTCCGTTGCGACCAATTGCGGGCAGATCAAGACAGGATCGCTGGCGCGTTCGGACCGGCTCGCAAAGTACAACCAGCTCATCCGCATAGAGGAAGAGCTCGGCGACGCTGCCGTCTATCATGGTCGGAATGTGTTGAAACAGTAG
- a CDS encoding septum formation initiator family protein, with the protein MVMLTRHKRRSRRTLYLFRVSMFAFGLYFAYHAFHGDHGLFAFAEVEQRVVELEGELAELTERKQALEVRVRALHASALDGDLLDERARSNLALIADGERIILP; encoded by the coding sequence ATGGTCATGCTAACCCGCCACAAACGTCGCTCGCGCCGAACGCTGTATCTGTTTCGCGTGTCGATGTTCGCTTTCGGCTTATACTTCGCGTATCACGCCTTCCACGGTGACCATGGTCTCTTTGCGTTTGCCGAGGTTGAGCAACGTGTCGTCGAGTTGGAAGGCGAGCTGGCTGAACTCACGGAACGTAAGCAGGCGTTGGAAGTTCGGGTTCGCGCCCTTCATGCCAGCGCGTTGGATGGTGACTTGCTTGATGAGCGAGCACGGAGCAACCTTGCGTTGATCGCTGACGGCGAGCGCATCATCCTGCCATAA